The sequence GCACCGAGGTCCTTCTGAACTCCTCCTCCGTGGAAAAGGGCTTCACTACGAAAGCAAACCAAACCATCAGAGACAAACAGGCTAGATTCAGAGCAAAAACCTTCAAACACTGCCAACATCCTCAGCATCACACttagcagtggttcccaatcctgtcctggaggagccccactctgctgggttttgttccaaccgagctctgaattacttaactgaacctttaattgaaatgtcctAAATCAGAGGCTTTTCATTATCAAACAGTAGGGGTTTGAGTTAAGTATAACATTGTGTAAGTAACCAACTttatatcagttacacaattaaaaaagataTTACTCCAATTAAgggttaattaagtaattgagagctctgttggaacaaacACCAGCAGGGCAGGTGGTCTTGCAGGAGCAGGGTTGGTAAGCCCTGCTGTATGCAGTCGAGCTGTGGGACAGTGCTCCTGTGGGACAGTGCTCCTGTGGGACAGTGCTCCTGTGGGACAGTGGTGCTGGGGGACAGTGGTGCTGGGGGACAGTGGTCCTGTGGGACAGCCCTACCTGCGTCCAGGTACTTGTTCAGCGAGTCCTCCAGGCCGGGCACGGGCAGCGGCGGCAGGGCGCTCTGGTACTGGAAGGTGCGCTCGGCCGCGGACTCAAACACCCGGTTGTCCATTTTCTAGGCGGAAACACAAAGTCCTTCACAGATCAACAAGAGACGTGCAAACGCAGCGAGCACAGGCCGACGCTCTTCTGCTCAATCACGGCGAGTGCACCAGTCCGGGCAGCAAACACTAACAACCGGCTCTCATGTCTGTCCTGGATTACTGAGAACATACCAACATAGCTATCGGGACCGATAATAATCCAGCCTGAACCCTTTCACCCCCAACACACGCAATTCAGCGGCCCTGCCAAAATATCCAATAGACTCATAAACgtattcaaaacaaacatgTAAGTGTTTACACCACACAGAATAACAGGAACACGTGTACATGATCCGTCTCTCCGCGACCCTGCAGACCCGACCTCAGCGGGCCGGCCGTGTTTCAATCTGAGGTGCGGGCAGCGTCTGGCCGGCATTACAGCACTTGACCCTGCGGTCGCCTCTGCGTGTTGCTTTAGTTTGCAATAAAGGCGCAGATCGGTTTCCCTTGAGCTCACCGGTCCTGCGGGTCCGGTCTGTTACTGCGGGCGCGTCCAGCGGGTCCGGGGCTGTTGTTGTGCTCGTCCGCCCGACGGCGTCACCTTTCCCCCAGTTACCCCAGCGCCCGGAAGAGGAGGGGCCTCGCCCTGGCAAACAGGAAGTGCGGAGACAGAGAGGAATTGGACCTGAGGCGCGCCGCGGctggacagacggacagacagactcGCTCGGGTAATCATGTCTTTTCAGTAGGAGAAATGGATGTTATAAATCCATGTTACAAATGCATCCCCTGCTGCAGGGAAGTGAAGGAGCGGCGCAATAATGAGTAACTGGGTGAACAAATCATGAATTTACactgataataatactaatagtgCGTCTGCCTAACAATCCGTATAAACAAGCGTTTATGATTGATATACTTCTTGCATCATGGGTTACCCGTTGATGCAGGTGTGCATATACAGTGCCCTGTCTAAACTCTTTAATTGTTGGtttaatattgttaattaaactgtacttatttatcaattatatttttttcagggTTTTGATCACAGATTCAATctaaagaaaactaaattagtTTAGTAgctatctatacatatatatatatatatatatatatatatatagctactAAACTATCTATAGATGTCACAGTGCATGGATAGTTAAAATACAAAGTGTGGTATAGGCCAGTCAAAAACTGCCATACAGTTACCaataatgttaattaaaaatgtccAACGTGACCATTAAACGTCACAGGCCATCGATTGTTAAAGGACTGAATCAAAACAATTTCGGGCTCTAATATCTGTCTACAGGGGGCGCCACCATCACCACCTCTATAGTCAAATGGCATCGTTAAAAATCTGAAGTACTTCATATAGTCAGACGGGTCTTGCAGGAAGTGGTGTGTCTGCTGtgattgtgttcagtgcagagcAGGGAGACCCACACAGGACCGCCCTCACGGGTGCTTTTCTCTTTATTTGCTAGGATGGAGAAGGTGGTCACCTGCTTCTGTAAGCGCCCAGATGCCGTGACCAGACTGGTCTGCTTCCCGTGGGCCGGCGGCGGCTCCATCCATTACGCCCGCTGGGGAAAGCTGCTCAACAGCTCGGTGGAAGGTGCGGCTTCAGACTGAGGCTGTCTCAGCTTTTTTTATCAATCCAGCGTCTGCAGTTCACAGGGTTATCATCTCAGTGATTCAATCTCTCAGTGATGATGATTTTaatcatgaataaaatatgAGTGCTACActagaggaaaaaaaagcatttgttaTCGTCCAGAAGAGGACAGTAGTTGCAAAATATACAATAGTctaaaacattttcagaaaacaaGGGAAAGCAAATAAAGATTgcctttgttattattattgagaacTTAATATTGTCCTTTTTTCTTGGCATGTGTTCCTGCTGGAATATGTCCAGCGGTGGGCTGGAAGACAAGCTGTGCTCAAGGGACACTGTCCAATACACTGAACTGCAGGTGCAGCTCTCTGAACACGATCCCCTCTCTATTGTCCCACAGCAGCCTCTGCCATCAGAGACCTGCGGGACGGAGGGGATcgtggcagcagtgtggagcacCTGACGTTCAGAACAGAGCCATTGAAATATTTACAAAGTTTTACTCCTGAAACGTCAGCGATTGTTTCTGTAGTTGTGTGTCCCCGGAGAGCCGCAGTGGAATACTAATGGTTTCCACACACAGGGAGCCGCTTCAGATGCTGGGAGCTTTTTTCGCGCGGTGCCAAAGTGGTTTCTGATTGTGAGCAATAAGGGCCCCCAGCCTGGCAGCGGTTCAGGAGGCCAGTCTTTGAAAGAACCCGTTTGGCTTGTCTGAATGACCCAGTTTCCATTCTTCTCCTAGGCTCACCCCGTCGCGGCTGCGGGGGCCGCGCTGTCTCTGCCCGTTTCCTTGCGGAGAACAATAGCCGCCTGTGTGTGAGTTATTATCCTGTAAGTCCCTCCTCGGCGGCTCTGGGCAGCGCTGCTGTGTTCAGCTCTGCGGGTCAACAGGCCGCAGCACATGGCAACCAGAGCAGGGCATTAAAGGCTCAGATTCCTCTGCAAACCCCACAGCTTTGAGTGTTTAGAAATTCACAACACTGATCTATTCATaccaatgtttttatttcagtgttGCTCCATTAATTAAGCTCAATGCACCTCCAGGAAGCtttccaattaagtaattgctgTTCCCACCAGTCCTAAAATAGTCCCCTTCCTGTGATGTGTGAATTCCTAAAACCAGCAGTCCTCGATGGTGGACGCAGAGATACCTTCAACACAAGAATAAGACAGGACAGATGAGACAACTTTTCAGTGTGTGACCATATAACAAAGTGAaacgtttgtgtgtttttcccgCAGTTTACTCTGTGAAGCTCCCTGGCAGAGAAGGCCGGGCGAAGGAGCCGCTGGCGGAGGACATGCAGCAGATCGTGGAGGACGTGGTCGGGGCGCTGCTGCCCGAGCTCAGAGAGAAGCCCTTCGCTCTGTTTGGCCACAGGTGCGGCAGGGAGGGGTCAAGAGTCAAATGTGCAGGTCCAGGGTCATTTATATAAAAGATATACAAATCCCCTTTGGGTCTCCTTGTGTCCTGGTTTTGTTGTAATTGTAATAGATTAATGCTTAACTACATAATCAACCACTGTCAGAGTCTAACTGAGCTCCCTTCCAGATTGATTAAATAGACCCGATTGTAGTCTGAACAAACTGAGATTATGACACGGTTAAGCTTGGTTCACACTTGCCACACATGATCAGTTTAGCGTGTGAGAGGACGCCGTGCTTGCCCGGCTGCGGCTGACCTCTCTGGCCCATTCCCTCCTCAGCTTTGGAGCCATGAGCAGCTTCGCAACAGCAGAGTACCTGAAGAGGGTCCACGGGCTGGAGCCGGTGCATCTGTTCGTGTCTGGAGCGTCTGCCCCTCACGTGAGTGTGcgatgtgtgttgttgttgtttaatctGGAGAAGAAAGCGATTGCTCCCATTGCTGAGGCCCCAGTTTGCAAACAGAGTTCCCCATGTTGGAAAGTACGTCTGCCTTGGCACCATCGTGTGAGGAACTGAGATACTGAGCTGAAGTGGCAGGGTTTGGGCTCTGGGCTTGCCAGAGGTGTAAAGAGGGTTTGATCTGGGAAAAACAATATCATATACTAATTTACTGTAATTGAGTATGAATATAACATCTCTGAGAGGAGTTTGCCACTTTAGAAACATAGCATTATAGACGAGGGCTGACAGGGGAGGCTGCAGAGTTaattgcctgaagtctgaagGTTTGCTGAGTCACCTCAGGGTCAGAGATTTAAACACAGCCTTTATAATGAGCTGGGAATCCAGTCCTTAGACGCTTTGGACAATAAGCCTGAAtcaaatgaaacacaaacagtCCTGCAGTGAGGAGGTGAGCAGCGGGGCGGGCTGGGTCTGTCTCGGATCTCCGTGATGGCCGTCGTGTAGAAACGGGTAATGATTGTGTTGTTTGAGCGTTCGGCAGCATGCGCAGTTCAGACACAAAGGGAACTGGGGGAAAGGTGCCGTGCAGCGCAGGGAGGCAAAGTGCATTCTTTCCCAGGAGTTATTATGTTGAAATAGTGTGAGGGGGTTTTCACCACTTGTGTTTCAGAATACAGGCATTGTCTGTGCAGGACTGAGCGAACTGTTCAAACTGATTCACTTCTTCTGGAAACAAATATCACAACCCCGTTGTTTCCAATTCTAGTGTTTTCTAAACAGAGCACCCCGAGGGGAGGGGGTTCTCAGGCTACGGTGCAACATGCAAGGCCAGTTTTACAGCTGTGCACCCCCACAGTGGGACACAAAGACATTACCGCCCTGAAGGGACCTGCATCTGTTTCACGAATGTCTACGGGTCCCCCAGACAGATCTCCACACAGACGagccctctcctctctctccccacagtCCGAGTCCCGCCTCGTCCCACACATGAGGAGCCAGCTGTCCGACGCAGAGTTCCTGGCCTGGCTCACCGCCATCGGGGGGACACCGCCGGAGATACTGGCCAACCAGGACATCCTGAAGATGTTCCTCCCCGTGCTGAAAGGCGACCTGCACGTGGTCGAGAACTACAGGTGACCCCTGCTGACGGGGAAACTGTCCCTGCTTTCGTTGCCAGACATGTTTTAgagaaattattatttaaaatgtatatatacaccgatcagccacaacattatgaccactgacaggtgaagtgaataacactgataatctcgttatcatggcacctgtcagtgggtgggatgtattaggcagcaagtgaacattttgtcctcaaagttgatgtgttagaagcaggaaaaatgggcagcgtaaggatctgagtgactttgacaagggccaaattgtgatggctagacgactgggtcagagcatctccaaaactgcagctcttgtggggtgttcccggtctgcagtggtcagtacctatcaaaagtggtccaaggaaggaaaagcggtgaaccggcgacagggtcatgggcggccaaggctcattgatgcacgtggggagcgaaggctggcctgtttggtccgatccaacagacgagctactgtagctcaaattgctgaaaaaatgaatgctggttctgatagaaaggtgtcagaacacacagtgcatcgcagtttgtttcgtatggggctgcgtagccgcagaccagtcagggtgcccatgctgacccctgtccactgccgaaagcacctacaatgggcacgtgagcatcagaactggaccacggagcaatggaagaaggtggcctggtctgatgaatcacgagttcaaggtgttgacttggcctccaaattccccagatctcaatccaatcgagcatctgtgggatgtgctggacaaacaagtccgaatccatggaggccccacctcacaacttacaggacttaaaggatctgctgctaacatcttggtgccagataccacagcacaccttcagaggtctagtggagtccatgcctcgacgggtcagggctgttttggtggcaaaagggggacctacacagtattaggcaggtggtcataatgttatggctgatcggtgtatgtatatgtatggatTTTCTCAAATAAGTGCTGGTTTTGACCAACATGGCAGGCAGCAAAACTAACAGTCTGTCAGCGAGTGTCATGCCAGTCCTCTTGAGGCTGCCCTGACTGTAAAGCTGCCCGTCTCACCAGTCTGTTCGATTCCTAGGTTCGTGAAGCCCGAGGCACCCATCCTGTCCTGCCCGGTCACCTGCTTCGACGGGATGCAGGACGTTCCACATGATTTAAAAGGTTAGGAATGGAGATGTGTGTCCACAGCAGGCAGCTTGAGTGCGGTTCTCTCGGGCTGCGTTTGCGAGGGTCCAGATtggactacagtacagcacaatcattacaaagaaacacaacacagtgcaaGCAGCTCTTACTGTGTTTTCTCTAAACTCTCGGCCAGAGAATCCCTTTGTTCGGTCCCTTCTCTGATTGATATTGTTGACGCCTCTGCAGGGGAGTGAGGTCTCCTCGTTAAATCAGGTGTCCTCACCCTCTCCCACTCTTTCCATCCCTCTTTTCACGAGCAAACCTGTGAGTAGATCCTGTTCCGCTATATGTGCCTGTTGTGCGTCACTCTCTGATCGGACTCACCTTTACCAGCCGGCTTTTTTCACACCGAGCGAACCCCCGGTTTCCTGCGTCtgatttgtttgtctgtttgtctttCATCACAGCTTGGAAAGAGCTGACGAGTGGAGAGTTCACTGTTCAGATGCTCCCGGGGCCACACTTCTATCTAAAAGACCAATGCAATGAGAAGACGATACTGGACTACATCACAAGGCAGCTGGAGACGGCCCAAATGGACTACTTATAGGGACACAAACGGGCTTAAAGTGAAGAACTCTCCTGCATAGGTCTGAAAGCGGCTCTGCTGTCCTCCCAAGCTGATATGAAGCCCACTATATTCACACGTCCCAGTCTGACCTGTCCTACACAGTGTTCCAGTGGCCCCCAGTCTCTTCCACTGATTCTCAATTGATGTGTTTGTCTctggtgttcattgtattttctgcacaatactgtaccttaagattattattttttaagtgttaaGTCACTCAACTGCCTTCTGCTCATGTCATGTTATCTAAAATAACACAGTGTGGGTGGAAAGTGTTTAAACGTGGTGAAGCTGTGGACATGACACTGAAGTCTGGCGTGTGAATCGCCAGCACAAACTGAACCCCCTTGTGTTGTCAGGTTGCACAGTCCATGAACCTCCCCCTGAACACCTGACCCTCATGTAAAtatgccatgtttttttttaatcatgaataaaagaaaaatacttttcgataataataaaaaaaaggtttatttagGTTCAAGTTACTTGTTAAAATTACAAAACATCCTATTCGATAAAGGGTAACTAATGTCGTTGAACCGATATAAAACTCTCTCTACGGTGAGGAAGGCGGTGTTTGCATTGTGCCAGGGGCCTGGGTGTCCGAGTCCCTCGGGAAAGCACTACTCTGCAggggccactgcgggggccgccGTGCTCACAGGCCGTACTTGTCAATGACCTCCTTGGCGATGGCGATGTACGCGTTCATGGCGGCGTCTTTTGACATTCCTgtgggggagaaaaaataaatgatgtatACTGTTATactgttacagtacagtgtgtgtgtgtgtgtgcgcatgtgatCCTGCCTCACACACAGGTGTCTTAAATGACTCGTCAGACAACAGCAGGATATCAGGCGATCCAAGGAACTCACAAAAGTTCCTGATTTTGCACATTTCATTTGATGTTGACTTGATTACCTTTCCTGGAGTCCCACGCTTCCCACTTGGCCTTCCCTTTCATATTCAGGATGCCGGGCTTTTCTggtagagatagagagagagagagagagagagagagagtgaaaaggGTTTCAAAAGAAACTCGACACACAGCACACCTCCGCCCGAAGGGAGCGTCACCCTACCTATGTCGATGTCTCCGACCGTGGCCTGCTTGTACAGGCCGTACATGTCCAGCAGCTCCTCGTCTGTCGGCCGGGACTTCACCTTCTTCACGTCGTCCGCCACCTTCTCGAACTCAGCCTGGGGGGAGAGCAGTGCGGGTCAGAGCGAGGACAGgacaagagagacagacatataGACAGAtggtatatatacagacagacagacagacagacagatgatgAATAAGACAGACAGGTACAgatcatttgatttatttccctAGTGACATGAGGAGATCCTGCCAGGACGTTGTGACATTCAGAGGGCACTCCGACCCTGTACCAGCTGAACTGGCCGTCCTCACCCAGCATGCTGCTGTCCACATCACACAGCCCGAGTGCTGTTTCTCACTGATTCCCTGCTCCAGATCATCCCGGATGTGTTCTTATGGGAAGACGTTATAACAGGACTCATAATGTTTGCCATACACTgatttcacattattattattattattattattattgttagtagtagtagaagtataTAGTATAATAACGGAGAAATAATCTAATATATGGTTTTAGCAGCGCAATGTGAAATCGCGGTGCTGCACACAGGTGGGGGGTGAGAATCCGCACCACCGACAGTCAGGCGGTGACTGAGCGGTAATTGACCGGCTGTACATCCTCACTGCTGGTTGGCTATCGAAAGTCCtgtttataaattaataattactgATCGTATGTGTAGAGGCACGATCATCGGCCGTGATGCGGCGACGAGTCTGTGCGGACT is a genomic window of Amia ocellicauda isolate fAmiCal2 chromosome 10, fAmiCal2.hap1, whole genome shotgun sequence containing:
- the olah gene encoding S-acyl fatty acid synthase thioesterase, medium chain, with amino-acid sequence MEKVVTCFCKRPDAVTRLVCFPWAGGGSIHYARWGKLLNSSVEVYSVKLPGREGRAKEPLAEDMQQIVEDVVGALLPELREKPFALFGHSFGAMSSFATAEYLKRVHGLEPVHLFVSGASAPHSESRLVPHMRSQLSDAEFLAWLTAIGGTPPEILANQDILKMFLPVLKGDLHVVENYRFVKPEAPILSCPVTCFDGMQDVPHDLKAWKELTSGEFTVQMLPGPHFYLKDQCNEKTILDYITRQLETAQMDYL
- the acbd7 gene encoding acyl-CoA-binding domain-containing protein 7; this encodes MSLQAEFEKVADDVKKVKSRPTDEELLDMYGLYKQATVGDIDIEKPGILNMKGKAKWEAWDSRKGMSKDAAMNAYIAIAKEVIDKYGL